The genomic interval TGTCCTGCGGGTTGACTACGAATAACTACATTGGCTTGGGGTTGCTCTTGAAATTCAGAGAACAATTGCTCAATATTGTTAACTCCTAGTCCTCTTACCAGCAGATCTACCTCAATCGGTTGATTAGCGGCTATTTGCGCTACAGAACCAGTCGGTCCTGGAACTACAAATATGCCAATCAGGACGAGTAAAATTACCAAAGCTGCACCTAAATCGATAATGCTAATTTTACCGAATAAACGTCCTTGGCGATCGATAATAGTCATAAGTGCTACCTGTTAACCATTTTTCTTTTATTGCCTTTGGCTATTAAGCCAGAGTTTGAAAGTATTCTACACTGTACCAAGCCTTTGAATATTATATCTTGAAGTGGAGATAAAAATTTTGTCAATCTATTTTTTGAGGAATTTTTTCTAAATATAACTCATCAGAAAATCTTGTCCCTTGAATATTAACTAGTCCAAATTTAGCTTTTTTAAAATTAGAGCAATCAAGATCTACAAAACTCAAATTGGTATCGGATAAACAACAATCAGTTAAGTTAGCATTCTGTAAATTTGCCCAAGTCAAATTAACAAACCTTAAATTACTGTGACTTAAATTAGCATCCTCTAAATTTGCCTGAGCTAAATTAGCTCCTTTTAACTGAGCACGATACAAGTTAGCACCTACTAAAAAAGCATGATTTAAATTAGTATTTTGCAGACGAGCTGAGGAAAGATCTGCGCCATTTAAACAGGCGAATTCTAAACTAGCATCTTGAAGATTTACCCCTTTTAAAGAAGCTCCTTGTAGATCACTTCCGCTTAATTGTACACCTTTAAGATTACTATAATTTAGAACCACTTGACGAAGGTTTATACCTTGTAAATTAACACCTTCTAAATTGATTTTACCAGACTGAAGTTGAGCTAAAATATTAGCTAAATTTCTCACTTTAGTTAAATCACTATGACGTAAATCTAAAACTGACACATCATAGGGAGATAAATCCACATCTAAAAATTTACAGCCTCGAAAATCTCGTACTCCTGCTTGATAAAGTTGTTGAAATTCTGCCTGGTTAAGAGAACGAGGAAACCATAAACCTCTTTTTTGTATAAAACTTATGAAACTCATAATTAACTCCTAATTTAATTCTTGATTGCTTAGGTTTTCAAACCGATTGACTAAAGAACCCATTAACTCTGGTAAAATATCTAGATAATGGTTTAACCGTCTCATATAAACCGAAGGATTAGGGGCGAGAAAGATCTCTTGTTGAATTTTAGTGATTTGAGCTTGTTTTTCTATATACAGCTTGATGTAACTTAAATCTTCTAGAGTCTTGTTAATTGAACGTCGAGAAATTTGACAAGAAATGGTCTCTAAAACATCCCGATATTGATACCCTAAATATACTAAACGGTCAAGATATTTAGCTAATTGTTGATGCTTTGCTTTCAAATCATAGATTAAAAAAGGGAATTGTTCTTTTTCAACTTCGCTAATTTGCTCCATTAAAATTCGGGCATGGGTTGGGGAAAATGTAGGACAAAGTGTTTCTATCCATTGATTTAATAAAGCCTTAAAGCTTAAACAAGTTATGATGATATTGGGGCTTATTTCTGCAAGTCTTTGGGAAAAATTATTTAAATTTGTAAAATATTCAGCAGATTTTTCCTTAGTTAAATATGGTTCGTTTTTGCTTGGCTCAATAACTACTCGTTGGGAGATTTGAGAAGGGAAAGGAGAAACGTTGTCTCTCGCTGTATCGACTGAATCGTTAGGGGTTGAACCATTGGCAGTAGAGTCTATTTCTTGAGATACTTTTGGCTGAGAATCATCTAAACCTTGAGAGTCCGCAGTAATCCAGATATCATAATCAAACTCTCCAGTATGTTTAACATAATCAATAAAAAGACGCAATAATTTGACGTCATGAGGCTCTAAATTTTTATCTAAACTAATTGGTGGTGGGGATACTGTGATATTTTCAGTAGAGACAACTACAGAATTAATTTGCTCACTTTCAATAGCTTTTGAGATAGCAGGATTATTCATGATTTTAGCTGTCAGTTACTTTTGCTTGTTGCCTAAAGCTATATTATTAATTTAAATAAGTTCAATTGACTTTTTCTTTTATCTTATGCGAACAGCGAAAGAATAGCCGAGAAAACTAGTCACCTTAGTTATCTTCATCTTCTTTTGGGAAGGAAGAGATTACAATTTCCTGCCATCGACTTTCTAACCATCTATCTCTACGCAGGGCGATCGCCTCATCCCTTGAGTCTAGAACATCCTGACGTCGAGCATATTGGTAAGTTACAAAAATAGCCGCGGCACTGGTGATTACAGACAAGGAGAAACCAAATAAGGAGGCACTTACATCACTCCATTCTCCTCGTCTCAACTTACCGAAAAAGTTCCGAGTAGCCATACCAATTGCATCTGTTCCTGAAGCAATTTCTGCGGTAGAAACATCTCCTCGATCTTTAAATTTAGCTTGATAAACTTGGGGCATTTGCTCTTGTAAGAAAACTAAATCATTGCCAATTTCACTACGACGGATTAGCTTTTGATTGAGGGTTGCTTTAGCCGTTTCGTAGGCAGCATAAGCGTCTTGCTCTAAGCGATCCACCCGTCGGCAAATGGGCACTTGTTCAATGGGTGTATCACTCCAATCCCTTTCTCTATCCTGCCAACTGCCGAATAATTCTTGATAGAGGGAGTCCCAGCGTGGATGTTGACGAGGCATTGTTTCTAATTCTGCTCGTCCTTGGTCACATCGTTTCACAGTATTGAGATATTGAGGACTATCTAATTTTTTCAGTGTTTCTATCTGTTCAACTTGTTGTTCAATCAGGGTTTGTGCCATTTGTTGATTTAAAGCGGGTTGATTGAGCAATAATTCGATTCCTACCCCAGAAAAGAGAGATTTAACTAGATTTAAGGCAATCAATACTCCTAATGCTGTATTAGATAAAGAAAGGTTTTCTTGGCGACGATTAGAAGCGGTTTTCCCTGCCACATTACAGATGGTTAAAATGGAGCTACTAGCTAATAAGCTCAGAATAATGTCTAAAAATGGCACTGGTGATTTGAACAGAAACATCCAAAAGGAAAAATTAGAAACCAAATCGAACCAATTAGCCATGGTATTAACAGTAGCCGTGTTAACCGCTTCTTTTTTCAATTCCTGAGTAACTTTCGCTGTACCATAAAAATCCTTGGGATCAGCGATAACCATTCCTAAGATTTCTGACTGCACTTTCTTTGACTCTGGCGGTAATGTTGTATCACTATCACTCTTAGCTATTTCTACTAAATGACTATAGCGGGGATCTTGTCTAACCAACGAAAGTAACAAATAAGCTTGACAATCAGTATTGTTGATCATTGTTTCGGGATTAATAGGTTTACTCAGGAGAGTTCCTGTTGCTGAACTCCTCATTCAAGAGAATGACAAAAATATCAAAGGTTAAGATAAATATTCATGCGAACAGCGATTAAATAAGCTAGGATAAGTAAACTATATGCACTTCAATATGAGCAATAAACCATTAATATGCCACTTTTTAATTGGAATTCCCGGTAGTGGAAAATCCACATTTGCCCAACTTTTAGCCTCAGAAATCGATGGCGTAATAGTTTCCACTGATGAAATTCGAGCACAACTTTACAGCGATGCTGCAACTCAAGGAATGTGGAGGGATATTGAAGCAGAAGTGCTCAGAAAAATCCACAATGCAGTTAAAGCTCAAAAAGTAGTCATCTATGATGCTACTAATACTATGCGCGAGTGGAGACTTGATTTTCTTTATAAAACAGTTCATTTATATAATATTCAATGGCTAGGATGGCATTTAGATGTACCTGTAGAGATATGTCAACAAACAAATCAACTACCCGATCGCCAAGTTCCTGATGAAATAATTAAGGGAATGAGTATTAATCTAGAACAATTTCCCCCAGGAGTAGAAGAAGGACTTTTAACCCTTTATTCTGTTCCCTTTACAGCAGCAGAATTTAACTGGGAAGAAATCAAAAAATTGCTAAATAAGTCTGAGACTATTTTAAAAAATCAAGCTAATAGAAACAGTAAAATAATCTTTCATAAATATTCTTATTTATTAGATTTTGAAAGATTAATGCAATTATTGTCAGTAATCATTAACTATCCTGGTATTGGTAACTTATCAGCCAATGAACCAGAAACACTTAAGGCTATTTTAGAAGTGGAAGAATTACCAGAATTTAGCAGTACAGTTGCTGAAATTTCTGCTGTTATTACCAAAAAGTTTCACAAAAATTATGTTCAAGTAGATGCTCTCAAAAAAGATTTAGATTGGTTAGAAAAGAATGGATTTTTAGGAAGTGGTAATGTAGCGGCTGATTTAGTTGATATAGAATCTATTGCTTATCCTTATTTAAATAGTCATCGTTACAAAGATTTAAACTGTTTTCAACGCCTGATGAAAAGCATTAGATTTATCTTAAGTTATCCTTTTTTATGTGAAGAAAATGGCAAACCTTCAGTGACGACAATAACAAACTTTAGACAGACTACGATTGTTAAAGCCATGTATGATTATGGACTTTTTTCTAAGCATATTGATCTAAATAATGAT from Gloeocapsa sp. DLM2.Bin57 carries:
- a CDS encoding DUF4330 domain-containing protein, which gives rise to MTIIDRQGRLFGKISIIDLGAALVILLVLIGIFVVPGPTGSVAQIAANQPIEVDLLVRGLGVNNIEQLFSEFQEQPQANVVIRSQPAGQVEIKAAKELERTVSVPQPDGTVLALPDPRPEIVIIRDLLITIAGEGQVNNEGAILGKQKVRIGTSIELDGRTYNFNGTVIEVRS
- a CDS encoding pentapeptide repeat-containing protein, which produces MSFISFIQKRGLWFPRSLNQAEFQQLYQAGVRDFRGCKFLDVDLSPYDVSVLDLRHSDLTKVRNLANILAQLQSGKINLEGVNLQGINLRQVVLNYSNLKGVQLSGSDLQGASLKGVNLQDASLEFACLNGADLSSARLQNTNLNHAFLVGANLYRAQLKGANLAQANLEDANLSHSNLRFVNLTWANLQNANLTDCCLSDTNLSFVDLDCSNFKKAKFGLVNIQGTRFSDELYLEKIPQKID